A part of Carettochelys insculpta isolate YL-2023 chromosome 1, ASM3395843v1, whole genome shotgun sequence genomic DNA contains:
- the DNAJC28 gene encoding dnaJ homolog subfamily C member 28, whose amino-acid sequence MKWLCVMLTKKIGCHLWALSAVISKQGKIFPYPYIDHRMLSGYKTENNIKDCYRLLKLQEGCSLNDVRNSFRNLAKQYHPDSGSITADSATFRQIEEAYRAVLSDVAKKMKSIEREEEEEDKFKSKAPQHRQYLSFEGVGFGTPSQRERQYMQFRVDRAADQVMEYRKQKFESQYSINTMIAKEVRQSKKVKITQAIERLVEDLIQESMAKGDFDNLSGKGKPLQKFSHCPHIDPMTHNLNRILIDNGYQPEWILMQKEIRETIEELRKNIVTSRNKLGEPMTPGGKKQWSQICEQLREDIKKLNKRINDFNLIVPILNRQMVHFNADKEIARAQKTYETQKKQNSIEVDTKINEQENGKMFMLKSSFLKWINLRLK is encoded by the coding sequence ATGAAGTGGCTTTGTGTCATGTTGACAAAAAAAATAGGATGTCATCTCTGGGCGCTTTCAGCAGTGATTTCCAAAcaaggaaaaatatttccttATCCCTACATCGACCATAGAATGTTGTCAGGTTACAAAACTGAAAATAACATCAAAGACTGTTATAGACTTCTTAAACTTCAGGAGGGGTGTTCCCTCAATGATGTAAGAAATTCATTTCGAAATCTTGCGAAACAATATCACCCAGACAGTGGTTCCATCACAGCTGATTCTGCAACGTTTAGGCAGATAGAAGAAGCATATAGAGCTGTGCTTTCTGATGTGGCCAAGAAAATGAAATCAATTgaaagggaagaggaagaggaagacaaaTTCAAATCCAAAGCACCACAACACAGGCAGTATTTAAGTTTTGAAGGTGTTGGTTTTGGGACTCCaagtcagagagagagacagtacaTGCAGTTTAGAGTAGACCGTGCAGCTGATCAGGTGATGGAATATCGAAAGCAGAAATTTGAGAGCCAGTATTCTATAAACACTATGATAGCTAAAGAGGTAAGGCAAAGTAAAAAGGTAAAAATAACTCAGGCAATTGAACGTTTGGTTGAGGACCTCATCCAGGAGTCAATGGCTAAAGGAGACTTTGATAACCTCAGTGGTAAAGGTAAACCGTTGCAAAAATTTTCACACTGTCCGCATATTGATCCTATGACTCACAACCTGAACAGAATTTTAATAGATAATGGATATCAACCAGAATGGATTCTGATGCAGAAAGAAATACGAGAAACTATTGAGGAACTAAGAAAGAACATAGTAACATCTCGGAATAAACTTGGAGAGCCAATGACACCAGGTGGAAAGAAACAATGGAGTCAGATTTGTGAACAATTAAGAGAAGATATCAAGAAACTAAACAAAAGAATTAATGACTTCAATTTAATTGTTCCCATTCTGAACAGGCAAATGGTTCATTTTAATGCGGACAAAGAAATTGCTCGAGCACAGAAAACTTACGAGactcagaaaaaacaaaatagcaTTGAAGTGGatacaaaaataaatgaacaagAAAATGGTAAAATGTTTATGCTTAAATCCAGCTTTTTGAAGTGGATAAATCTTagattgaaataa
- the TMEM50B gene encoding transmembrane protein 50B isoform X1, whose translation MAGFLDNFRWPECECIDWSERRNAVASVVAGLLFFTGWWIMIDAAVVYPKPEQMNHAFHTCGVFSTLAFFMINAVSNAQVRGDSYNDGCLGRTGARIWLFIGFMLMFGSLIASMWILFGAYVTQNKNVYPGLAVFFQNALIFFSTLIYKFGRTEELWG comes from the exons ATGGCGGGATTCCTAGACAATTTCCGATGGCCAGAGTGCGAGTGTATTGATTGGAGTGAAAGAAGAAATGCAGTTGCTTCGGTGGTTGCTGGTTTACTG TTTTTCACAGGCTGGTGGATAATGATAGATGCTGCAGTAGTTTATCCTAAACCAGAACAAATGAACCATGCATTCCACACCTGTGGAGTGTTTTCTACATTAGCTTTTTTCAT GATAAATGCTGTATCAAATGCACAGGTGAGAGGAGATAGCTACAATGATGGATGTCTAGGAAGAACAG GTGCTCGCATCTGGCTCTTTATTGGTTTCATGTTGATGTTTGGTTCACTCATTGCTTCAATGTGGATCCTTTTTGGAGCATATGTCACACAAA ATAAAAATGTCTACCCAGGATTAGCTGTGTTTTTTCAAAATGCACTGATATTTTTTAG TACTCTGATCTACAAATTTGGAAGAACAGAAGAATTATGGGGATAA
- the TMEM50B gene encoding transmembrane protein 50B isoform X2, whose translation MAGFLDNFRWPECECIDWSERRNAVASVVAGLLFFTGWWIMIDAAVVYPKPEQMNHAFHTCGVFSTLAFFMINAVSNAQVRGDSYNDGCLGRTGARIWLFIGFMLMFGSLIASMWILFGAYVTQNKNVYPGLAVFFQNALIFFSDFLWQ comes from the exons ATGGCGGGATTCCTAGACAATTTCCGATGGCCAGAGTGCGAGTGTATTGATTGGAGTGAAAGAAGAAATGCAGTTGCTTCGGTGGTTGCTGGTTTACTG TTTTTCACAGGCTGGTGGATAATGATAGATGCTGCAGTAGTTTATCCTAAACCAGAACAAATGAACCATGCATTCCACACCTGTGGAGTGTTTTCTACATTAGCTTTTTTCAT GATAAATGCTGTATCAAATGCACAGGTGAGAGGAGATAGCTACAATGATGGATGTCTAGGAAGAACAG GTGCTCGCATCTGGCTCTTTATTGGTTTCATGTTGATGTTTGGTTCACTCATTGCTTCAATGTGGATCCTTTTTGGAGCATATGTCACACAAA ATAAAAATGTCTACCCAGGATTAGCTGTGTTTTTTCAAAATGCACTGATATTTTTTAG TGACTTCCTGTGGCAATGA